In [Phormidium] sp. ETS-05, the genomic window TTTTGTCAATTTCTCTCCCCCACCTTCAGCCCCCCATCAAACCGGACTACATTTCTGGAAGCGGTCACACAGTTAAGGGAATCACCACCCGAAACTTAGTCCCCACCCCAACTTGACTGACAACAGAAATTTGCCCTCCGTGCAAATCCACACAATGCTTGACAATTGCCATTCCCAGACCCGTACCAGGAATATTGTTCGCATTTGTCCCCCGGTGGAAAGACTCAAATAACCTAGGCTGGTCGGACAGCGGGATGCCAATCCCCCAATCTTGGACCTCAAAAATCACCTCTCGTGCTGCACAGACCAAACTAAAAACTACCGGGGTTTCCCCTGGTGAATACTTCAGCGCATTAGAAACCAGATTGCTCAAGATGTGGCGGAGCAACTTCCGATCCATATAGGCAATAGTGTTGTCAGTTGCCGACTCAAAAGAAATGCGTTTGTGTACAGTGGTATTGATTTCAAAATCAGCGACTAAATCTCGACAAAAATCCTCCACATCCAGCCACTCCGGTTGAAACTCCAGCATTCCCGCTTCCGCTTTTCCGATAATCAGCACTTCCTCTAACAGTTGCGTCATCTGGTTGACCGAGTTTTGAATTCTGGAAATGTGGGTCATCAGGTTTTCATCCCTGTATTTCTCACAGTAAAAATCCAACAAATCTGCAGAGGATATAATTGTACTTAAGAGAGTTTTGAATTCGTGAGAAGTCATGGAAACAAATCGGCTTTTTAGCTCCATTAATTCCCGTTCTTTCTCCACAGCTAAGCGCAATTGTTCTTCAGCGCGCTTGCGTTCCGTGATATCCCTGCCAATGTAAACAAAATCACAGATTTCCTCAGAGTCACTTTCAATAGCAGCACAGGAAAATGAGACAAATAATCCGGCACCGCTTTTCATCTGGCACATGGCTTCTACATCCCGCACCAACTCTATAGAACCAGAAGCGATAGGAATCTTACAGGGCCACAATTGTTCGGCTTCAATAATGGCTGAAATATTACTTCCCCTCAATTCAGCGGCGCTATATCCGAATAATTTTTGAGCGGCGGCGTTGGTGGTTTTGATTTTGCCAGTCCGATCGGTAACGAGCAAGGCATCGGCCATCGAAGTGATAATCTTATCGATGTAATCGTTCGCCGCCGCCAGGGCATGGGATAACAGGGTGGCTTCCTTCGCCACCTGTCCCAATTCTTGCTCCATTACCATCCTTTCGGTGGCATCTTCTAATAAAATAATCAGCCTCGGTAGAGAGTCAGCATCAGGGTCTGGCTCGTCAGCAATGCAGTATAAATCAAAATATAAGAGGGAGTGATGCTCCCTCACTCGCGCAATTCCTTTTAACTGGAAATTGGATTGGGTTCCTGCCAAGACGGCTCTGAGAATATCTTCGACGCCAATCAGTTCGGGAAATTCGCGGCGCAAGTCCGTTCCAATCTCTGCATTTTGGCCACTGTCGGCAAACCGATGCACCCCGATCGAGGCTTCTTTGATGACCAAGTTGGCATCTACTTCCAGGTACTCTAGGCGGCGGGGCGCCATGAGTTTTTGCCAAAGCCCTTTCATGGTGTTTGGTTTAGATAATTTTCTCGGCTAGAGACTGAAATATATTATCTACATCTTGGCCGGTTTTAGCGGAAGTGGCATAAATCCCTTGCACTTCGGGATGGTGGCTGAACTGGTACTGCGCCAGGATTTTTGCCAACTTGGCTTCCTCAATCAAGTCAGATTTATTAAAAGCTACCATAATCATCCCTTTCGGGTTGACGGACAAAAAGAGCTGAATATGGTCTTCTAAGTGTTCGATCGTATCCGGTCTAGTCACATCAGCCACCACCAGAATTCCGGTGGAACCCTGTAAGTAACTAGGGGCGATGCCCTTAAATTTAGTGCTACCTTCTAAGTCCCATATCAGCAATTGTACATCTGTTTTATCAGCTTTTTTTCCCTCTACCGCCACAGTTTTGCGAGAAATTTTGACTCCCACGGTTGAGAGATACTGATCGCTGAATTGACGTTCGACGAAGCGGCGAATCAGGCTAGTTTTCCCAACGCTAAAATCACCCACCATGCAAATTTTTTTAGAAATCATAACCCCGACGCTAACAGTACAAATGGCAATAACAAGCCGAAACATAAAGGGTTCAGGGGCGGTGCGAGGTTCTCACCCTTCCACCAGCCTGTTACCCCAGAAGGTAAGTATAGCCTGAAGCTGTTCCTTACGTACAGGCTTGCTTAAATAATCATCCATTCCAGCAGCGAAACACTTCTGTTCGTCTTCCTTCATGGCACTGGCAGTCATGGCAATCACCACGGGACGGGTGGGGGCACTCACGGGGGGTTGCCCCCCAGAATCACCCCTGGAGGGCTGGTAGCGGCGGCGAATTTCCCGAGTAGCCTCGTAACCATCGATAATCGGCATTTGACAGTCCATCAAGATAATGTCATAGGCAACTTTATCCAATCTCTGCAGGACTTCTGCCCCATTGGCTACTACATCAGCTTGATAGCCCAAGCGCTCCAACTGCTTGAGGGCTACTTTTTGGTTCACCATATTGTCATCTGCCAGCAAAATTCTCAATTTTGGCAGGAGCGGATCTGGATTAGCTGGTAGCTCTGAAGCCGTAGGAGGTGGCGGGGTGACATCTGGAGTAGTTTGATTAGTTGGTATTTCTGGGGGATGGATGACTGCACAAATCGCTTCTAGGAGTTTGGATTGCTTGAGGGGTTTTACCAAGTAGGTGGTGAAACCTGACTCGATCGCCCGCTTCACATCCTCCAGGCGGTTAGTCTTCAGGACGCTAATCGTCCCCCCAGGAGCCGCCTCCCGTGCCATACCTGCCAATAGCTTTCCTCCCCAAACAATCCCATCCATCAACCCCAAATCCCCATCCACCAGCAGCACATCCCACCGCCTTCCCCGCTCCCCAGGAGCCGACAAAACCTCCACTGCCGCGTCCGGGTTTGCCGCTTCCGCCACCACCATCCCCCAGGACGATGCCAGCTCTCGCACCACCCGCCTAGCAGTAGCATTATCATCTACCACCAACAAGCGTTTCCCCGCCAAATCCCTCGGTATTGTCTGGGACTGCTCCGATGTCACCGACAGAGCAAAGGGAATTTTTACCCAAAACCGGGACCCCCGCTCAACCTCACTTTCCACCCCAATTTCTCCCCCCATCAAGCTCACCAACTGCTTGCAAATCGCCAAACCCAGACCAGTACCCCCATATTTCCGCGTCGTCGAAGCATCCGCCTGGGAAAACGCCTGGAAGAGTTTTTGCTGGTCTTCCGGACTCATGCCAATCCCCGTATCCGTCACCGCCAAACAAATCCCAGCCGTGGTAGCACTCTGCTCTACCAGGGTCACTTCCACCGTCACTTCCCCAGCATCAGTAAATTTAATCCCATTCCCCACTAAGTTAGTAATAATTTGCCGCAGGCGCATTTTGTCTCCACGCAGCAGCCGGGGCAAATGGGGTGGTAGCAAACTACTAATTTCCAGTCCTTTGGCGTGAGCGGTAGGAGCCAGCATTTCTACCACTTCTTCCACACAAGCAATCAAGTCAAAATCATTGCTCTCCAGCTCCATCTGTCCTGCTTCCAGTTTGGACAAGTCCAAGATTTCATTAATCAAGGACAGGAGCGCATCGCCGCTAATTCTAATGGTTTCGACAAAATCCCGCTGTTCGTCGTTGAGGTCCGTTTCTAGCAGCAGACCGGTCATGCCTAGGAGCGCGTGCATGGGGGTGCGGATTTCGTGGCTCATATTCGCCAAAAAGGTACTTTTGGCTTGGGATGCCAGTTCCGCTTCCCGGCGAGCGAACTCTAGCACGTTCTCGGCTTCTTTGCGAGCGGTTACGTCCCGCCCCACATAGACTAACTCTTGGGATAGATTCAGTTCGGTATTGATGGCTGCACCGGAAAAAGATACGACGATCTCGCTGCCTTCTTTAGAGCGACAAACTACTTCTATATCTTTGAAAAGTTTACCCGGCATGGCAAACCTTTGATTGGGGTTATACCACAATCTATTATCGTTGATGATTTTTGATATATGTTCGTCGATTAATTCGGTTCTTTCATAACCGAATAAATCTTCTGTGGCTTTATTAATAGTTTTGATTTGCCCATCCACCGTGGTGACAATCAGGGCATCGGCCATTGATGTGATGATTTTGTTTATGTAATCTTTGGTGGCTGCCAAAGCGTTATATAGGAGGCTGGCTTCATTAGAACGCTGGACTAAGGTTTGCTCTAAAACCATCCTTTCGGTGACATCTTCAAAGAAAATCATCAGCTTTTTTTTGCCTGTGTCCTCATCTTCATCGTCGATGGCATACAGGTCAAAATAAAGAGGAGAGTTGTGGTCAGAATAGCGGGCAATTCCTTTTAATTCAAATGCTGGTTGGTCTCCTTGTAAAACTTCGAGGAGGATATCTTCGACTCCCACCAGTTCAGGAAAGCTAGCGCGCACGTCTTTGCCATGTCTGACTTTTTGGCCAGCATCGGCAAACCTTTGCACGCCATCGGATGTATCTTGGATGATAAATTTTTCGCTAACTTCCAAATATTCTATGCGGCGGGGAGCGAGGATTTTCTTTAAAAGGGGCTTCATCCTGGTTGCGTCATATAAATAGTTGCAGTGGAAATAATCCTGGTGTCGCTGGTGGTTTGACTCGATGAACTGTTCGGCAGCGCCAATGGCAAAAGCCGGGGCTTTCACTAGGGGTATTGCCCCTAGGAATGACGATGGCGATCGCTATTTTGGTTTAGTCTCAGGGGTGGGGACACCGGTGGGGATGGCCTCAAACCGGACGCAGCGACTCATCCACAAGGGGTCTTCGGATTTTAAATCCACCGGGGGGCTGGCATAACCTGCCACTTGCAGACGATCGCCCGCCACTCCCAGTTCCATTAGAGCCTGTTTCACCGAGCTGGCGCGCTCCATAGCCAGTTTCTGATTGATTTCGGGAGAACCACTGGGGTCTGTGTGACCCACCACCCGGAGCATAATTGTGGGATCGACTTCCAAAAAGCTCTTGATGTCTTCCAGTTGGGATTTGGCTTCTTGCAGATTTAAACTGGCGGCGCCGGGGTCAAAGTAGATGCGGGAGGCGATCGTCAACTCCTGCAACTGCACCCCCACCAATGCCGAATCCACCCCGGGAATTTGATCGAATGCCTTCAAAATCTGCCGTGCCCGTGCCACATCATACACCTTACCCTCTACAATCACCTTCGACCCAGCGTAAGTCGTAGTAATCTCAATTCCGAGCATTTGGTTAAGTAACGCCGTTACCCGTTGCACCTCTGCCCTTGCTAGCACTGGATCCGGGGGCACTTTCACGGCTATGATATGATTTTCTATCTTTTTCTTGGGCACCGCATTTGCCGCCAATAGCCCCGCTTTTTGGCGCAGATGCTGGTTGGGCAGCTTCCCTTCCAAACGCACCTTACCCCAACCCGCATTGGCGCTAAGACGATATACCGACAATTCCGGCGCTTCCGCCAACGCCGACATTACCTTTGCCTCTGTGCGACCATTGAAGGCATTACTGATCGACCACACCCCCATCCCCAATAGCACCACTGCCGCGATCGCCAGCAGGGATACCGGTTTCTTCTGCTCTCGCTCTGCAGCCGCCCTCGCGGTGTTCTGCCAAATCAATCCCAGAAGCAAAGGATAGATTTCTGGAGGCACCGTATCCTGGTCTCCATCAAACCCCTCCATCTGTCGATCGTAATTTTCCACGATCGTGCTGAGAGTGCCCCGCAATTTCTCAATGAACTCCTTGGGCACCACTCCCTGGCTCACCACCGCCACATAGCAGTAACCCGCCACCTCCAGCAGCAGCTTAAAATTGTCATACTCAATTTCGTTCAGTTCCGAGACATTGCCACCGGGCGCCATACACTCGCTCGCAAAGCTGCGAATTGCCGTCAGCATCCCCGCAATCATCTCTGACTCTAGGCGCTCATCCTCTGAAGGTTGTACCTCAGAAATCACCAACCCAGAGGCTTTGTGAATCAAAAACACCGCTTTCACTGTAAACGGGCTCGACTCGCGCAAAATCAGCTCCGCCTCGGACACCCCCTGCATCTTGGCGCGGAATTTCCGCTGCACCCCCTCCATACTCAGGGTATTTTCTACCTTGGCGTTGATTTCTCGGACCACCTCCCCATATATTTAGAAATCGTATTCCCAATTACTGGGTAAAGGGCATCCACCATTGCATCCCGTTCCAGGCGGATTTGCTCCTTAATCGCCCGCCCCATTGCCGGTCCTATAGCTTGGGCAATATCATCAGGAGCTTCGTGTATATGTTGGGAAATTGCCTCTGGAATCAAAACTGACAGTGCGGAACTCATCGCCTTGCGGTCCTGCTGGGTCCGTTCCATAATTACCCGGTCAATCACAGGCACCATCGCATCGAAAATATTTACTTCTGACTCATGCACCTTACCCTTGAGCAGTTCAGAAATCAGCGGTAGCAGGGGGTCGATTAGCTCTGTGGGCTGATAAACTTGAGTCTGGAGATGTTCCAGTTTTTGGTTAAGCTGGACGATCGTTTGCTGCAAACCCGCTACCTTGTCTTCTACTTCCGAGTCTTGCCAAGGCGCCAGCAAGCTGGCCAAATCTTTCGCTTGTCTGAGAGTCAGAGCCGCTTGCTCCTCAGTGTTTGGGCGCCGTTCCACCTTGGTTAATTTAGGGGCGGGAGGTGGTGGCTGCTGGGGTGGCGATGGTGGAGGAACGGGTTTTGCTGTCAGCTTTTCTTGCATTTCATAATGCTGCAGCGCTGTTTGTAGGCGCCCTCGGCGCTTTTCGGTTTCTTCGCTAGAAACCGGGTTTCTCGCCACAACTCCATCATATGAAGATTGGCCTCCTAAGAAACCCGGTTTCTGTAGCTCCTCTGATGCTCCCGGACTAGAAACCGGGTTTCTACCAACAACTCCATCATATGAAGAGGGGTCTCCTAAGAAACCCGGTTTCTGTAGATCGGGCATTAGTGCCTTCTCCAACCCCCATAGATCCCCATTTATGCCGGTTTGTGACACCCGATCGCTCTTCTGGTCCGGCAATTCCCCTGACCGCGCTAAAGTGCGATCGGGGTTCTTATCCAAACCGGGCGCCTCTGTCACTGGCGCGGCGGCTGGCGAGTCTGCTGTTTGCAACTCAACCAACACATCTAGCAATTGTGCTAGCTGTTCGTTGACTGCATTGGCATCGCGCACCCTAGATTCAGTCATAACTATTACTCCCAGACTGATGTGAGTTTTACAATCTGATTGGGCTTTAGCCCAACTAAGAACCCAGATGGGGGGGTGGAGGAGGCGAGTGCTGCTTAACCCTGGCGTTCTGGCAGGAGCAACTCTGCATTCCTCTTGGTTTCTGAGGGTTCTTTGGCTTCCACCACCAAATCCGTGCCTTTCACCCGCATGCACAGTTCAAATAGCAGTTCCGCCAGATAATCTCGCGATAGCTTGGCTTCCCCAAGATTGGTGTAGCGTTTGTCCAGCTCTTTGAGCAGATCACTTTTCACCGCATCAATTTCTTGCTCCAGGATTTGTCTAGTTTGAGAGATTCTTTCCTGTAGCGAGTTCGTCTGACTTTTGAAATTTTTATCGATCGCGGCAATACTGGTAGAACTGATTTGGGTCGATCGCTCCAACTGTTGTCTTATATCCTCGATTTCTTCATCCGCAGTTGCCGACAGGTATTTGAGTTTTTTCTCTATGGAATTAACCGCCACGTTCAGTTCTGCGGACAACTGGTTTTTCAGTTGTTCTATGCTAGTTTGCATTTCCTGTCTGACCGCCCCCAATTCCGACTCCATCCTCAGAAAGCGATTTTCATAATCTCGGATCCGGTCTCCAAACAGCAGATCGCGAATCTGGTCTAGGTTGCCCAGTTTGTCGCGCATCTCGTCTCTGATGGCGTCGCCCATTCTTATACCTCTTCGGGATAAAACACGATTGCCTAACGATTTTATATTATCTGTCCCATTTTGGTGGTTGCATCTTTGTCAGCACTTGGCAGCAAGTAGCCCATCACCCTGATGCCGATTTTACCATTATTTATAGCTTATTTGAGCTATAGCCATATCATATATGAGGGGAGACGGGGATAATTATCAACTATCAACTATCAACTATCAATTATCAACTATCAATTATCAATTATCACCGTCTCCCGCCTTCTGATGAAGGTTTAGCGCCGCCGGAAAGCTAAAATAAGAGCAAATTGTAGCGTAAAAAGTCGCTTTCGTGTCAACCAATGACCATAGCCGCACCACCCAAAACCAATTACGAAGCCATTATCGGTCTGGAAACCCACTGCCAGCTAAACACTAAAAGCAAGATTTTTTGCTCCTGCTCGACGGAGTTCGGGACCCCTCCGAACACGAATGTTTGTCCGGTGTGTATGGGGATGCCGGGAGTTTTACCGGTGCTGAATCAGCAGGTGTTAGAATCGGCGGTGAAAGCGGGGCTGGCTCTGAATTGCCAGATTGCTGATTATAGTAAATTCGATCGCAAGCAGTATTTTTACCCCGATTTGCCAAAAAACTTCCAAATATCCCAGTTCGATTTGCCGATCGCCCATCAAGGCTGGTTGGAAATTGAGTTGGTAGATGACCAGGGACACCCCAAGCGCAAGCGAATCGGGATTACCCGCCTGCATATGGAGGAAGATGCGGGCAAGTTGGTCCATGCGGGGAGCGATCGCCTCGCCGGGAGTGCCTATTCTCTGGTGGACTTTAACCGCACTGGTATCCCTTTGCTAGAAATTGTTTCAGAACCAGATATGCGCTCTGGGGAGGAAGCCGCCGAATATGCTCAAGAACTGCGCCGCATCCTGCGCTATTTGGGCATCAGCGATGGCAATATGCAGGAAGGGTCCTTGCGCTGTGATGTGAATATCTCTGTGCGTCCGGTGGGACAACAAGAGTTCGGTGTCAAGGTGGAAATCAAAAATATGAACTCTTTTAGCGCCATCCAGCGGGCGATCGAATATGAAATCGATCGCCAAATTGAGGCCATATCCTCGGGCGATCGCATCTTTCAAGAAACCCGCCTCTGGGAAGAAGGCAGTCAGCGCACCATCAGTATGCGCTCCAAAGAAGGCTCCAGCGATTATCGCTACTTCCCGGAACCGGATTTGGTGCCCATCCAAGTCTCTCCTATCCAAATCGAGCAGTGGCACTCGGAACTACCGGAACTCCCCGCCGCCAAGCGTCACCGCTATGAAACGGAAATCGGTTTATCGGCTTACGATGCTCGCGTCCTCACGGACGATCGAGCTGTCGCCGAATACTTCGAGGCTACTCTCGCCTGTGGTGCAGCTTCCAAACCCGCTGCCAACTGGATTATGGGCGATATCACCGCCTATCTCAAAAATGAAAAACTCACCATCACCGATATTTC contains:
- a CDS encoding PAS domain-containing hybrid sensor histidine kinase/response regulator, whose product is MKAPAFAIGAAEQFIESNHQRHQDYFHCNYLYDATRMKPLLKKILAPRRIEYLEVSEKFIIQDTSDGVQRFADAGQKVRHGKDVRASFPELVGVEDILLEVLQGDQPAFELKGIARYSDHNSPLYFDLYAIDDEDEDTGKKKLMIFFEDVTERMVLEQTLVQRSNEASLLYNALAATKDYINKIITSMADALIVTTVDGQIKTINKATEDLFGYERTELIDEHISKIINDNRLWYNPNQRFAMPGKLFKDIEVVCRSKEGSEIVVSFSGAAINTELNLSQELVYVGRDVTARKEAENVLEFARREAELASQAKSTFLANMSHEIRTPMHALLGMTGLLLETDLNDEQRDFVETIRISGDALLSLINEILDLSKLEAGQMELESNDFDLIACVEEVVEMLAPTAHAKGLEISSLLPPHLPRLLRGDKMRLRQIITNLVGNGIKFTDAGEVTVEVTLVEQSATTAGICLAVTDTGIGMSPEDQQKLFQAFSQADASTTRKYGGTGLGLAICKQLVSLMGGEIGVESEVERGSRFWVKIPFALSVTSEQSQTIPRDLAGKRLLVVDDNATARRVVRELASSWGMVVAEAANPDAAVEVLSAPGERGRRWDVLLVDGDLGLMDGIVWGGKLLAGMAREAAPGGTISVLKTNRLEDVKRAIESGFTTYLVKPLKQSKLLEAICAVIHPPEIPTNQTTPDVTPPPPTASELPANPDPLLPKLRILLADDNMVNQKVALKQLERLGYQADVVANGAEVLQRLDKVAYDIILMDCQMPIIDGYEATREIRRRYQPSRGDSGGQPPVSAPTRPVVIAMTASAMKEDEQKCFAAGMDDYLSKPVRKEQLQAILTFWGNRLVEG
- a CDS encoding Rab family GTPase — protein: MISKKICMVGDFSVGKTSLIRRFVERQFSDQYLSTVGVKISRKTVAVEGKKADKTDVQLLIWDLEGSTKFKGIAPSYLQGSTGILVVADVTRPDTIEHLEDHIQLFLSVNPKGMIMVAFNKSDLIEEAKLAKILAQYQFSHHPEVQGIYATSAKTGQDVDNIFQSLAEKII
- the gatB gene encoding Asp-tRNA(Asn)/Glu-tRNA(Gln) amidotransferase subunit GatB produces the protein MTIAAPPKTNYEAIIGLETHCQLNTKSKIFCSCSTEFGTPPNTNVCPVCMGMPGVLPVLNQQVLESAVKAGLALNCQIADYSKFDRKQYFYPDLPKNFQISQFDLPIAHQGWLEIELVDDQGHPKRKRIGITRLHMEEDAGKLVHAGSDRLAGSAYSLVDFNRTGIPLLEIVSEPDMRSGEEAAEYAQELRRILRYLGISDGNMQEGSLRCDVNISVRPVGQQEFGVKVEIKNMNSFSAIQRAIEYEIDRQIEAISSGDRIFQETRLWEEGSQRTISMRSKEGSSDYRYFPEPDLVPIQVSPIQIEQWHSELPELPAAKRHRYETEIGLSAYDARVLTDDRAVAEYFEATLACGAASKPAANWIMGDITAYLKNEKLTITDISLSAPELAELISLIESGTISGKIAKDILPELLTKGGSPKQLVESKGLIQISDTSALEKIIDEVIAAYPDELQKYRAGKKKLLGFFVGQVMKNSGGRADPKLTNQLLEAKLN
- a CDS encoding PAS domain-containing sensor histidine kinase — encoded protein: MKGLWQKLMAPRRLEYLEVDANLVIKEASIGVHRFADSGQNAEIGTDLRREFPELIGVEDILRAVLAGTQSNFQLKGIARVREHHSLLYFDLYCIADEPDPDADSLPRLIILLEDATERMVMEQELGQVAKEATLLSHALAAANDYIDKIITSMADALLVTDRTGKIKTTNAAAQKLFGYSAAELRGSNISAIIEAEQLWPCKIPIASGSIELVRDVEAMCQMKSGAGLFVSFSCAAIESDSEEICDFVYIGRDITERKRAEEQLRLAVEKERELMELKSRFVSMTSHEFKTLLSTIISSADLLDFYCEKYRDENLMTHISRIQNSVNQMTQLLEEVLIIGKAEAGMLEFQPEWLDVEDFCRDLVADFEINTTVHKRISFESATDNTIAYMDRKLLRHILSNLVSNALKYSPGETPVVFSLVCAAREVIFEVQDWGIGIPLSDQPRLFESFHRGTNANNIPGTGLGMAIVKHCVDLHGGQISVVSQVGVGTKFRVVIPLTV
- a CDS encoding OmpA family protein, with product MVREINAKVENTLSMEGVQRKFRAKMQGVSEAELILRESSPFTVKAVFLIHKASGLVISEVQPSEDERLESEMIAGMLTAIRSFASECMAPGGNVSELNEIEYDNFKLLLEVAGYCYVAVVSQGVVPKEFIEKLRGTLSTIVENYDRQMEGFDGDQDTVPPEIYPLLLGLIWQNTARAAAEREQKKPVSLLAIAAVVLLGMGVWSISNAFNGRTEAKVMSALAEAPELSVYRLSANAGWGKVRLEGKLPNQHLRQKAGLLAANAVPKKKIENHIIAVKVPPDPVLARAEVQRVTALLNQMLGIEITTTYAGSKVIVEGKVYDVARARQILKAFDQIPGVDSALVGVQLQELTIASRIYFDPGAASLNLQEAKSQLEDIKSFLEVDPTIMLRVVGHTDPSGSPEINQKLAMERASSVKQALMELGVAGDRLQVAGYASPPVDLKSEDPLWMSRCVRFEAIPTGVPTPETKPK